Proteins co-encoded in one Papilio machaon chromosome 24, ilPapMach1.1, whole genome shotgun sequence genomic window:
- the LOC106713981 gene encoding uncharacterized protein LOC106713981, producing the protein MYNMIGCSKMSSTWLLCASVVLLAGAASGIKCWQCGQYSDGVGSITPCNNRSATRLADCPPAAKYCIKYVSELTVVRDCVPTCTEKEWWGARTFCCESDECNTAYIHTSATGFVFAALVLVAVVAR; encoded by the exons ATGTACAATATGATTGGTTGCAGTAAAATGTCGAGCACTTGGTTGTTGTGTGCGAGCGTGGTGCTGTTGGCGGGCGCGGCGAGTGGCATCAAATGCTGGCAGTGCGGCCAGTACAGCGACGGCGTCGGCTCTATCACGCCCTGCAACAACCGCAGCGCCACGCGCCTCGCTGATTGTCCGCCAGCCGCAAAGTATTGCATT AAATACGTGAGTGAGTTGACGGTTGTCCGCGACTGCGTACCGACATGCACAGAGAAAG AATGGTGGGGCGCGAGAACCTTCTGCTGCGAGTCGGACGAGTGCAATACAGCCTACATACATACGTCTGCAACCGGCTTTGTCTTCGCCGCACTTGTCTTGGTGGCGGTTGTTGCGCGCTGA